A genomic stretch from Colwellia sp. Arc7-635 includes:
- the lipA gene encoding lipoyl synthase: MTTKSSRITPGTKLRDAEKMAHIPIKVVTSERETMLRKPNWLRIKLPKSSERIDSIKAALRKHDLHSVCEEASCPNLSECFNHGTATFMILGDICTRRCPFCDVGHGRPLEANKDEPRKLALTLKDMKLKYVVITSVDRDDLRDGGAQQFADCITEIAEHSPHTKVEILVPDFRGRMDRALEILNKNPPAVFNHNLETAPRLYTKARPGANYQWSLDLLQKFGAANPSVPTKSGIMVGLGETNEEILQVMRDLRSHGVTMLTIGQYLQPSKHHLPVERYVHPDDFDMFKREADKMGFDHAACGPLVRSSYHADKQAAGEEVK; the protein is encoded by the coding sequence ATGACCACTAAATCATCACGAATTACCCCTGGCACTAAACTACGTGACGCCGAAAAAATGGCACATATTCCAATTAAAGTTGTGACTTCTGAGCGTGAAACCATGCTAAGAAAACCTAATTGGTTGCGCATTAAACTACCAAAAAGCTCAGAGCGTATTGATAGCATAAAAGCGGCGCTTCGTAAGCATGACTTACATTCGGTTTGTGAAGAAGCGTCATGTCCAAATTTATCTGAGTGTTTTAACCACGGCACTGCAACCTTTATGATTTTGGGCGATATTTGTACACGTCGTTGTCCATTTTGTGATGTGGGTCACGGTCGTCCGCTTGAAGCAAATAAAGATGAACCGCGCAAGTTAGCGTTAACGCTAAAAGATATGAAGTTAAAGTATGTTGTGATCACGTCAGTGGATCGCGATGATCTTCGTGATGGCGGTGCACAACAGTTTGCTGATTGTATTACCGAAATTGCAGAACATTCACCACATACTAAAGTAGAAATTTTAGTGCCTGACTTTCGTGGCCGTATGGACCGTGCACTAGAGATTCTAAATAAAAATCCACCCGCAGTATTTAATCATAACCTTGAGACAGCGCCTCGCCTATATACCAAAGCTCGCCCTGGTGCGAACTACCAATGGTCATTAGATCTATTGCAAAAATTTGGCGCAGCAAATCCAAGTGTTCCAACTAAATCAGGTATTATGGTAGGTTTAGGTGAAACTAACGAAGAGATCCTTCAGGTTATGCGAGACTTGCGTAGCCATGGTGTCACTATGTTAACTATTGGCCAATACTTGCAGCCGAGTAAGCATCATTTACCTGTAGAGCGTTATGTTCACCCAGATGACTTCGATATGTTCAAGCGCGAAGCTGATAAGATGGGCTTTGATCATGCCGCTTGTGGTCCACTGGTTCGTTCAAGTTATCATGCAGATAAACAAGCCGCTGGTGAAGAAGTAAAGTAA